A stretch of the Campylobacter concisus genome encodes the following:
- a CDS encoding tetratricopeptide repeat protein: MKKYLLLLSALFFTGCLNVIGVGQKQDDSWQQPKDEKIVQNKEQISRNAIEILIPKCEEGDAEACNDLGVNYELLKEYENALANYKKACDAKVQVGCANLGTLYELGLGVKKNPKKAISIYKESCNGGGMQACYHLGNAYRKGEIVKRDYYLAMQAYTNACNAGDLPSCANIGAMYELGLGVNKDEKRAYGIYKVACFRGLSKACPQMKRLGTKLGM; encoded by the coding sequence ATGAAAAAATATTTATTGCTTTTATCGGCTTTATTTTTCACTGGCTGCTTAAATGTGATTGGTGTAGGACAAAAACAAGATGATTCGTGGCAGCAACCAAAGGATGAAAAAATAGTGCAAAATAAAGAGCAAATTTCAAGAAATGCGATCGAAATTTTAATACCAAAATGCGAAGAAGGCGATGCGGAAGCTTGCAACGATTTGGGTGTAAATTACGAGCTTTTAAAAGAATATGAAAATGCTTTGGCAAATTATAAAAAAGCTTGCGATGCTAAAGTACAAGTCGGTTGTGCAAATTTGGGCACTCTTTATGAGCTTGGACTCGGAGTTAAAAAAAATCCAAAAAAGGCAATTTCTATTTATAAAGAAAGTTGTAATGGCGGAGGCATGCAAGCTTGCTATCATTTAGGCAATGCTTATAGAAAGGGTGAAATCGTTAAGCGAGATTATTACTTAGCAATGCAAGCTTATACAAATGCATGCAATGCTGGCGATTTGCCAAGTTGTGCCAATATCGGAGCGATGTATGAGCTTGGTCTTGGTGTCAATAAAGATGAAAAAAGGGCTTATGGAATTTATAAAGTCGCTTGCTTTCGTGGGCTAAGCAAGGCATGCCCGCAGATGAAAAGACTAGGCACAAAGCTAGGAATGTAA
- the rho gene encoding transcription termination factor Rho, translated as MENNQTEQSAAQSTKTTKKHQASRTHIPVDGHKIEELRTLSLDELVQIANSVGVENPREFRRQDLIFEILKTQTKQGGFILFTGILEITNEGYGFLRAVDANLSDSSNDAYVSNSQIRKFALRVGDIITGQVREPKDQEKYYALLKIEAVNYMPLADAKERPLFDNLTPLFPTEKLNLEYDPMKLTGRVLDLFTPIGKGQRGLIVAPPRSGKTELMKELAHGIAKNHPEAQLMVLLVDERPEEVTDMQRCVKGEVFSSTFDLPALNHVRVAELVIEKAKRLVEMGKDVIILLDSITRLARAYNTVTPPSGKVLTGGVDANALHKPKRFFGAARNIEHGGSLTIIATALIDTGSRMDEVIFEEFKGTGNSEIVLDRNISDRRIYPAINVLKSGTRKEELLQKPDELQKIWAIRSAIATMDDVEALKFLYAKMLKTKDNKELLSILNE; from the coding sequence ATGGAAAATAACCAAACCGAGCAAAGTGCTGCTCAAAGCACAAAAACTACAAAAAAACATCAAGCATCAAGAACACACATACCAGTAGACGGACACAAGATCGAAGAGCTAAGAACGCTTAGTTTAGATGAGCTAGTGCAGATCGCAAATAGCGTCGGTGTCGAAAATCCACGCGAATTTCGCAGGCAGGATTTGATATTTGAGATACTAAAAACCCAGACAAAACAAGGCGGCTTTATACTATTTACTGGAATTTTGGAGATCACAAATGAAGGTTATGGCTTTTTAAGGGCTGTCGATGCAAATTTAAGCGACAGCTCAAATGACGCATACGTTTCAAACTCACAGATCCGTAAATTTGCACTTCGTGTGGGCGACATCATCACCGGCCAAGTAAGAGAGCCAAAAGATCAAGAAAAATACTACGCTCTTTTAAAGATCGAGGCGGTAAACTACATGCCTCTAGCAGACGCAAAAGAGAGGCCGTTATTTGACAACCTAACCCCACTTTTCCCAACTGAAAAGCTAAATTTAGAGTATGACCCGATGAAGCTAACGGGCCGTGTGCTTGACCTTTTCACACCTATCGGTAAAGGTCAGCGCGGCCTCATCGTCGCACCTCCAAGAAGTGGTAAAACTGAGCTTATGAAAGAGCTAGCTCACGGCATCGCTAAAAATCATCCAGAAGCCCAGCTAATGGTGCTTTTGGTCGATGAAAGACCAGAAGAAGTTACCGATATGCAGCGCTGCGTAAAAGGCGAGGTTTTTAGCTCGACATTTGACCTGCCAGCGCTTAACCATGTCCGCGTAGCAGAGCTAGTCATCGAAAAGGCAAAACGTCTAGTTGAAATGGGCAAAGACGTCATTATCCTGCTTGATAGCATAACCCGTCTAGCACGCGCCTACAACACAGTGACCCCGCCAAGTGGCAAGGTGCTAACAGGCGGCGTGGACGCAAACGCTCTTCACAAGCCAAAACGCTTCTTTGGAGCAGCTAGAAACATCGAGCATGGTGGCTCGCTAACCATCATCGCAACTGCGCTAATCGACACTGGCTCACGCATGGACGAAGTTATATTTGAAGAGTTTAAAGGCACTGGAAACAGCGAGATCGTGCTTGACCGTAATATCTCTGACCGCAGAATTTACCCAGCTATCAACGTTCTAAAATCAGGTACCAGAAAAGAAGAGCTACTTCAAAAACCTGATGAGCTTCAAAAAATTTGGGCTATCCGCTCTGCGATTGCGACAATGGATGATGTTGAAGCGCTTAAATTCTTGTATGCAAAAATGCTAAAGACAAAAGACAACAAAGAGCTTCTCTCTATCCTAAACGAGTAA
- the miaB gene encoding tRNA (N6-isopentenyl adenosine(37)-C2)-methylthiotransferase MiaB has translation MSKKLFIQTLGCAMNVRDSEHIIAELSQKEDYSLTQNIEEADLILINTCSVREKPVHKLFSEVGAFEKAKKRGAKIGVCGCTASHLGSEIFKRAPYVDFVLGARNVSKITKAVNTPKFISTDINHDESEYAFGEFRGSPYKSHINISIGCDKKCTYCIVPHTRGDEISIPSSLILKEVEKAAKSGAKEIFLLGQNVNNYGKRFSGVQENIDFSDLLVKISEIEGVERIRFTSPHPLHMDDKFLEIFTNNPKICKSMHMPLQSGNTKVLREMKRGYTKEWFLDRALRLRKMCPDASISTDIIVAFPGESDSEFEDTMDVLEQVRFEQIFSFKYSPRPLTKAATFTNQIDDKTASARLTRLQNRHNEILDEIVAAQKDKIFDVYFEELRANGGVAGRSFNNFLVQVDGSEELLGTTQKIKITNPKRMVLYGELQI, from the coding sequence ATGAGTAAAAAACTCTTTATCCAAACTTTAGGCTGTGCTATGAATGTTCGTGACAGCGAGCATATCATAGCTGAGCTCTCACAAAAAGAAGACTACTCCTTAACACAAAATATAGAAGAAGCTGATTTAATCCTTATAAATACTTGCTCGGTTCGTGAAAAGCCAGTTCATAAGCTCTTTAGCGAAGTCGGAGCCTTTGAAAAAGCCAAAAAAAGAGGTGCTAAAATAGGCGTTTGTGGCTGCACTGCAAGCCATTTGGGTAGCGAAATTTTTAAGCGCGCACCTTATGTTGATTTTGTCCTTGGTGCAAGAAATGTCAGCAAGATCACAAAAGCGGTAAATACGCCTAAATTTATCTCAACTGACATCAACCACGACGAGAGTGAATACGCATTTGGCGAATTTAGAGGCTCGCCATACAAAAGCCACATCAACATCTCAATAGGCTGTGATAAAAAGTGCACCTACTGCATCGTCCCACACACCAGAGGAGATGAAATTTCTATCCCTTCAAGCCTCATCTTAAAAGAGGTAGAAAAGGCTGCAAAAAGCGGTGCAAAAGAGATATTTTTACTAGGACAAAATGTCAATAACTACGGTAAAAGATTTTCAGGCGTGCAAGAAAATATCGATTTTAGCGATCTTTTAGTAAAGATAAGCGAGATAGAGGGCGTTGAAAGGATAAGATTTACAAGCCCACACCCACTTCACATGGATGATAAATTTCTTGAAATTTTCACTAATAACCCAAAAATTTGTAAATCAATGCATATGCCGCTTCAAAGCGGAAATACCAAAGTTTTACGCGAGATGAAGCGCGGATACACAAAAGAGTGGTTTTTGGACCGCGCGCTAAGGCTTAGAAAAATGTGCCCAGATGCGAGCATCTCAACTGATATCATCGTCGCATTTCCAGGCGAGAGTGATAGCGAGTTTGAAGATACGATGGATGTGCTTGAGCAAGTTAGATTTGAGCAAATTTTTAGCTTTAAGTATTCGCCTCGTCCGCTTACAAAGGCAGCTACTTTCACAAATCAAATAGATGATAAAACCGCTTCAGCAAGGCTTACTCGCCTACAAAATCGCCACAATGAAATTTTAGACGAGATCGTGGCGGCACAAAAAGATAAAATTTTTGATGTATATTTTGAAGAGCTAAGAGCAAATGGCGGCGTTGCTGGGCGAAGCTTTAATAACTTTTTAGTTCAAGTTGATGGAAGCGAAGAGCTTCTTGGCACTACACAAAAAATCAAGATCACAAACCCAAAACGAATGGTTTTGTATGGCGAGCTGCAAATTTAA
- a CDS encoding transcriptional regulator — MAKMTKRDMAYHLDVDVATLYNWRKHKPNLYRIVMLGFKFDELIEQSKKTCNELCEYENLINQDIEKFSK, encoded by the coding sequence GTGGCTAAGATGACAAAACGTGATATGGCTTATCATTTAGACGTTGACGTCGCAACGCTTTACAACTGGCGAAAACACAAACCAAACCTTTATCGTATCGTGATGCTTGGATTTAAATTTGATGAGCTTATCGAGCAGAGCAAAAAGACTTGTAATGAGCTTTGCGAATATGAAAATTTAATCAATCAAGACATAGAAAAATTTAGTAAATAA
- a CDS encoding lysophospholipid acyltransferase family protein yields the protein MASCKFKNVFEEVALSIGVFFIYILMWLIFLTCKKSYTPNFLPQNGCVVVFWHGRLSFMSFAYRQWWSRQNRKQGKVIISDHKDGELITRIINFFGIGTIRGSSSKGGTRALIEALRDIKQGHDVIITPDGPRGPRHSVADGAAVIAQKSSCEIYALNFEANSFWEFKSWDKMILPKPFSTINFSLSAPFSVENLEQKDAKEKIQNELWQASQNDGGKSILQNKEDFRSNLKIWWKKYAHKNPQISDEIKEILDEIYEK from the coding sequence ATGGCGAGCTGCAAATTTAAAAACGTCTTTGAAGAGGTCGCCCTAAGCATTGGCGTCTTTTTCATCTATATTTTAATGTGGCTCATTTTTCTAACCTGCAAAAAGAGCTACACTCCAAATTTCTTACCACAAAATGGCTGCGTTGTCGTCTTTTGGCACGGAAGGCTTAGCTTTATGAGCTTTGCTTACAGGCAGTGGTGGAGCAGACAAAATAGAAAACAAGGCAAGGTGATAATTAGCGACCACAAGGATGGCGAGCTAATCACTAGAATAATCAATTTTTTTGGTATCGGCACCATTAGAGGTAGCAGCTCAAAAGGCGGTACAAGGGCACTTATAGAAGCTCTAAGAGATATAAAGCAAGGTCACGACGTCATCATCACGCCAGATGGTCCAAGAGGACCAAGGCACAGCGTGGCAGACGGAGCTGCTGTGATCGCACAAAAGTCATCTTGCGAAATTTATGCTCTAAATTTTGAAGCAAACTCGTTTTGGGAGTTTAAAAGCTGGGATAAGATGATACTTCCAAAGCCATTTTCAACTATAAATTTTAGCCTCTCAGCTCCTTTTAGTGTGGAAAATTTGGAGCAAAAAGATGCAAAAGAAAAGATACAAAACGAACTTTGGCAAGCCTCACAAAATGATGGAGGCAAGAGCATTTTGCAAAACAAAGAGGATTTTAGATCAAATTTAAAAATTTGGTGGAAAAAGTATGCTCATAAAAATCCACAAATAAGCGACGAGATAAAAGAAATTTTGGACGAAATTTATGAAAAATAA
- the nusA gene encoding transcription termination factor NusA, whose protein sequence is MERISDIIESIANEKNLEIEDVKGRVIRALINTAKRVYGENYEYDVSIDANKNLKLYQKISIVANDDERLAEDNEHFLSLKEAKKIDSGVEIGDELTYELSLDNLGRTAAQTLHKELEYHIQRLVEEKILQKYNEMSGHMVFGPVVRVDNDENTFIEIDELRAILPRKNRIKGEKFKVGDVVKAVIRKVFTDKNLGIKVELSRTSPKFLEALLTSEVPEIKDGGIIIQGSARIPGERAKVALISTTPNIDPVGATVGTKGVRINAVSKELHGENIDAIEYTTEPAILVARAMAPAIITSVKIEENKAIVTLASEQKSKAIGKNGINIRLASMLTGYEIELNELGSKTSSNAENNEPIKDLKALFGDN, encoded by the coding sequence ATGGAAAGAATTTCAGATATCATCGAGTCAATTGCAAATGAGAAAAATTTAGAGATAGAAGATGTAAAAGGGCGCGTCATAAGAGCCTTGATAAACACTGCAAAAAGGGTTTATGGCGAAAATTATGAGTATGACGTGAGCATCGATGCTAATAAAAATTTAAAGCTTTATCAAAAAATTTCAATCGTAGCAAACGACGATGAGAGGCTTGCTGAAGACAATGAGCACTTTTTAAGCTTAAAAGAGGCTAAAAAGATAGATAGTGGCGTAGAGATCGGCGATGAGCTCACTTACGAGCTAAGCCTTGATAACCTTGGCAGAACCGCAGCTCAAACGCTTCACAAGGAGCTTGAGTATCACATCCAGCGCCTAGTCGAAGAGAAAATTTTACAAAAATATAATGAGATGAGCGGTCACATGGTCTTTGGACCAGTTGTCAGAGTCGATAACGATGAAAACACATTTATCGAGATAGACGAGCTTCGTGCCATCTTACCACGTAAAAACCGCATAAAAGGCGAGAAATTTAAAGTAGGCGACGTGGTAAAAGCGGTCATTAGAAAAGTTTTTACAGATAAAAATTTAGGCATAAAGGTCGAGCTTTCAAGGACTTCGCCTAAATTTCTTGAAGCGCTGCTAACTTCAGAGGTGCCTGAGATAAAAGATGGTGGCATCATCATCCAAGGAAGTGCGAGGATCCCTGGCGAAAGAGCAAAAGTAGCGCTCATCTCAACCACTCCAAATATCGATCCAGTCGGCGCAACCGTTGGCACAAAGGGCGTTAGGATAAATGCCGTAAGCAAAGAGCTTCATGGTGAGAACATCGATGCGATCGAATACACCACCGAGCCAGCGATCTTGGTAGCTCGCGCTATGGCACCTGCGATCATCACATCTGTAAAGATCGAAGAAAACAAGGCGATCGTGACACTTGCGAGCGAGCAAAAGAGCAAGGCTATCGGCAAAAATGGCATAAATATCCGCCTTGCAAGCATGCTAACTGGCTATGAGATCGAGCTAAATGAGCTTGGCTCAAAAACTAGTAGTAATGCAGAAAACAATGAGCCAATCAAAGACTTAAAAGCGCTTTTTGGTGATAACTAA
- a CDS encoding HP0268 family nuclease, producing the protein MELKLARAELDAKPKTISLEKIEAAVEKEGQKIFYFDKENTHKQLIALVEHFEEKGLSVYHRTVKYGLDDSDYMYEVHIL; encoded by the coding sequence ATGGAGCTAAAACTTGCAAGAGCCGAATTAGACGCAAAACCAAAAACGATTTCACTAGAAAAAATAGAGGCAGCTGTTGAAAAAGAGGGTCAGAAAATTTTCTATTTTGATAAAGAAAACACACACAAACAACTAATCGCCTTAGTCGAGCATTTTGAAGAAAAAGGGCTAAGCGTCTATCACAGAACCGTAAAATACGGACTTGATGATAGCGACTACATGTATGAAGTGCATATACTTTAA
- a CDS encoding SEL1-like repeat protein — MKKVLNFGLILAMGFMLSGCWSWQKMVSFGFWQSDEEARVERIELEKEKMMQNCEGGNNIDCNNLAVNFSNEKDFVKAKGYYEKACNAGLATACSNLGQIYEQGLIDEQKDIEKALKLYKLACDSGDGVGCYNEAMGLKSYIESENLKTHKIDRTKAEARVLRLLAKSCELEYAQSCFLLAKLSGDETKADALYKRACQLGKCVEKK, encoded by the coding sequence GTGAAAAAGGTCTTAAATTTTGGTCTTATTTTGGCTATGGGCTTTATGCTTAGTGGTTGCTGGTCGTGGCAAAAGATGGTAAGCTTTGGCTTTTGGCAAAGTGATGAAGAGGCGAGGGTAGAGCGTATTGAGCTTGAAAAAGAGAAGATGATGCAAAACTGTGAGGGTGGAAATAATATCGACTGCAACAACCTAGCTGTAAATTTTAGTAATGAAAAAGACTTTGTAAAGGCAAAAGGCTACTACGAAAAAGCTTGTAATGCTGGGCTTGCGACGGCTTGTTCAAATTTAGGTCAAATTTATGAGCAAGGGCTTATTGATGAGCAAAAAGATATTGAAAAAGCTCTAAAGCTTTATAAACTAGCTTGTGATAGCGGCGATGGTGTTGGCTGCTATAATGAGGCTATGGGGCTAAAATCCTACATCGAAAGTGAAAATTTAAAGACTCATAAGATAGATAGAACTAAGGCTGAGGCTAGAGTACTAAGGCTTTTGGCAAAGAGCTGTGAGCTTGAGTATGCCCAGTCGTGCTTTTTGCTTGCAAAGCTAAGCGGGGACGAAACAAAGGCGGACGCACTTTACAAAAGAGCTTGTCAGCTTGGTAAGTGCGTAGAGAAAAAATAA
- a CDS encoding GNAT family N-acetyltransferase has protein sequence MKFQIRKATIDDIDVICELVRELASYENLSDQVTFTNEIFADSIFNKNHAKALVCESEGRAIGYAIYFYTFSTFLGLGGIYLEDIYVKKEFRNQGIGKAFFKFLAQICKDENLKRLEWCCLNWNEPSIKFYESMGAKNQSLEWRNYRLDGENLEKLVNL, from the coding sequence ATGAAATTTCAAATAAGAAAAGCGACTATTGACGATATAGATGTGATCTGCGAGCTTGTAAGAGAGTTAGCAAGCTATGAGAATTTAAGCGATCAAGTCACTTTTACAAATGAAATTTTTGCAGACTCTATCTTTAATAAAAATCACGCAAAAGCCCTTGTCTGCGAGAGTGAGGGCAGGGCTATTGGCTATGCCATCTATTTTTACACATTTTCTACTTTTTTGGGGCTTGGCGGGATCTATCTTGAGGACATTTACGTCAAAAAAGAGTTTAGAAATCAAGGCATCGGTAAGGCATTTTTTAAATTTTTAGCTCAAATTTGCAAGGATGAAAATTTAAAAAGGCTTGAGTGGTGCTGTCTAAACTGGAATGAGCCAAGTATTAAATTTTATGAAAGTATGGGTGCTAAAAATCAATCACTTGAGTGGAGAAACTATCGCTTGGACGGCGAAAATTTAGAAAAGCTGGTAAATTTATAG
- a CDS encoding outer membrane beta-barrel protein, whose protein sequence is MKNVVLKVALGLSLASATALAQGAFIGIEGDYSFNSKLTAKSDNNTTKVKKAQPGIGLKAGYDFDSFRVYGAYIYDFQAKKSLGDEDGTVIKWSTHKFLVGADHTPELTKDIKLVFGGYTGYSKLKMDVFDIHDGSEKASTNGWILGAKVGAEYSINENNAVEFGLKADRTKYRSIAKYDNAKTKETNIGLYMGYTYKF, encoded by the coding sequence ATGAAAAATGTAGTTTTAAAAGTTGCTTTAGGCTTAAGTCTGGCTAGCGCCACTGCTTTAGCACAAGGAGCGTTTATTGGAATCGAAGGAGATTACTCTTTTAATTCAAAATTAACAGCAAAAAGCGATAATAACACAACAAAAGTCAAAAAAGCTCAACCAGGTATCGGACTAAAAGCCGGCTATGATTTTGATAGTTTTAGAGTTTATGGAGCTTACATTTACGACTTTCAAGCAAAGAAATCACTTGGCGATGAAGATGGTACAGTAATAAAATGGAGTACACATAAATTTCTAGTAGGCGCAGACCATACACCAGAATTGACAAAAGACATAAAGCTAGTTTTTGGTGGATACACTGGTTACTCAAAGCTTAAAATGGATGTATTTGATATTCATGATGGCTCTGAAAAAGCTAGTACAAATGGCTGGATACTAGGCGCAAAAGTTGGTGCTGAGTACTCTATCAATGAAAATAATGCAGTTGAGTTTGGTTTAAAAGCTGATAGAACAAAATATCGCTCTATAGCAAAATATGATAATGCAAAAACAAAAGAGACAAACATCGGTCTTTATATGGGATATACATATAAATTTTAA